From Luteococcus japonicus, one genomic window encodes:
- the dnaA gene encoding chromosomal replication initiator protein DnaA, with protein MRELSNTSEHRAPTDDPASQLTKAWKHIQGRAQGPNKAWLKNTRPLTMHESTVMIAVPNEFTRERIETRLRVQIEDALSDFFHRQMRLAITVEPDLELSLGVPDRDEDPEELDPEPAQFIPKPDAERRRPGTATLSTPSPSSNDGVDRLNPKYTFETFVIGSSNRFAHAAAAAVAEAPGKSYNPLMIYGESGLGKTHLLHAIGHYVHNYYDRVRVKYVSTEELTNDFINAISDNRTAQFRRTYRDVDVLLIDDIQFLESKIQTQEEFFHTFNTLHNAQKQIVMTSDRPPKLLEALEPRLRSRFEWGLITDIQPPDLETRIAILKRMAATQNLTAGPDVLEFIASKIQTNIRELEGALIRVTAFASLQRQDVDLELAQIVLKDLIPEGTESEVTPQLIMSETADYFGITLDELTGTSRTHVLVTARQIAMYLCRELTDMSLPKIGQLFGGKDHTTVMHADRKIRELLRERRSVFNQVTELTNRIKQQGQ; from the coding sequence GTGCGTGAGTTGAGCAATACGTCGGAGCACAGGGCCCCCACCGACGATCCCGCCTCCCAGCTCACCAAGGCCTGGAAGCACATCCAGGGCCGTGCTCAGGGCCCGAACAAGGCCTGGCTGAAGAACACTCGCCCTCTGACGATGCACGAGTCGACGGTGATGATCGCCGTCCCCAATGAATTCACCCGGGAGCGGATCGAGACCCGGCTCCGCGTCCAGATCGAGGACGCACTGAGTGACTTCTTCCACCGCCAGATGCGGCTGGCCATCACCGTCGAGCCGGACCTGGAGCTCAGCCTCGGCGTCCCGGACCGGGACGAGGACCCCGAGGAACTCGACCCGGAGCCGGCACAGTTCATCCCGAAGCCCGATGCCGAACGCCGACGCCCCGGCACGGCCACTCTGAGCACGCCCTCGCCCTCGAGCAATGACGGCGTCGACCGGCTGAACCCGAAGTACACCTTCGAGACCTTCGTGATCGGTTCCTCCAACCGCTTCGCGCACGCCGCGGCGGCCGCCGTCGCCGAGGCGCCGGGCAAGAGCTACAACCCGTTGATGATCTACGGCGAATCGGGCCTGGGCAAGACCCACCTGCTGCACGCCATCGGCCACTATGTGCACAACTACTACGACCGGGTCCGGGTGAAGTACGTCAGCACCGAGGAGCTGACCAATGACTTCATCAATGCCATCAGTGACAATCGCACGGCCCAGTTCCGCCGCACCTACCGTGACGTCGACGTCCTGCTGATCGACGACATCCAGTTCCTGGAGTCCAAGATCCAGACGCAGGAGGAGTTCTTCCACACCTTCAACACGCTGCACAATGCCCAGAAGCAGATCGTGATGACCTCGGACCGGCCGCCGAAGCTGCTCGAGGCCCTGGAGCCTCGCCTGCGCAGCCGCTTCGAGTGGGGCCTGATCACCGACATCCAGCCGCCGGACCTCGAGACCCGCATCGCCATCCTCAAGCGGATGGCCGCGACGCAGAACCTGACCGCCGGCCCGGACGTGCTGGAGTTCATCGCGTCGAAGATCCAGACCAACATCCGCGAACTGGAGGGTGCGCTGATCCGCGTCACCGCCTTCGCCAGCCTGCAACGTCAGGACGTGGACCTGGAACTTGCGCAGATCGTCCTCAAGGACCTCATCCCTGAGGGCACCGAGAGCGAGGTCACGCCGCAGCTGATCATGAGCGAGACGGCCGACTACTTCGGCATCACCCTGGACGAGCTGACCGGCACCTCCCGCACGCACGTGCTGGTGACCGCCCGACAGATCGCCATGTACCTGTGCCGTGAACTCACGGACATGAGCCTGCCCAAGATCGGCCAGCTCTTCGGCGGCAAGGACCACACGACGGTGATGCACGCGGACCGCAAGATCCGGGAGCTGCTGCGCGAACGTCGCAGTGTCTTCAACCAGGTGACCGAGCTGACCAACCGGATCAAGCAGCAGGGTCAGTAG
- the rpmH gene encoding 50S ribosomal protein L34 — protein MTKRTFQPSNRRRSRTHGFRARMSTRAGRAIMAARRRKGRSELSA, from the coding sequence GTGACCAAGCGTACTTTCCAGCCGAGCAACCGTCGCCGCAGCCGTACCCACGGCTTCCGTGCCCGCATGAGCACCCGCGCGGGTCGCGCCATCATGGCGGCGCGCCGCCGCAAGGGCCGCTCCGAGCTGTCTGCCTGA
- the rnpA gene encoding ribonuclease P protein component, producing the protein MLPAQNRMRQASDFRGSVRGGVRAARPTLVVHARKTNSPPSRVGFVVSKAVGNAVTRNRVKRRLRHLVVPLFAGSPDVHVVVRALPAAATSPERLSDDLAQAWAQCMTRLGLTRMGADPKDPS; encoded by the coding sequence GTGCTCCCCGCCCAGAACCGGATGCGACAGGCATCCGACTTCCGCGGATCCGTCCGCGGAGGGGTCAGGGCGGCGAGACCCACTCTGGTCGTGCACGCACGCAAGACCAACAGCCCCCCATCTCGGGTGGGCTTTGTTGTGTCCAAGGCCGTGGGCAACGCTGTCACCCGCAATCGGGTGAAGCGTCGCCTGCGGCATCTTGTGGTTCCCCTGTTTGCAGGCTCGCCAGACGTCCACGTCGTGGTCAGGGCCCTGCCGGCAGCGGCCACCTCACCGGAACGCCTGTCCGACGATCTTGCACAGGCGTGGGCCCAGTGCATGACCCGCCTGGGCCTGACCCGTATGGGTGCCGATCCGAAGGACCCCTCGTGA
- the yidC gene encoding membrane protein insertase YidC has protein sequence MAPLETVLLFFGLKDAFMGFGSAIMQPIYWAVSGLIVLAHKLWAPVFGANSGLTWVLSIVSLVIVIRTLLIPIFVKQINSARDMQLIQPKVKALQEKYGNDRERLGQETMKLYREEGVNPAASCLPVLLQMPIFLALFRVLEGAARNPIVPRGTFFKNNPELVQSLHDATFLGAGLAKRFLPASPFGANQIMALVLIVLMTGILFIQQKELMVRNMPPEALTGPMAQQQKMMLYMFPVIYAVSGVSIPIGVLIYWLTTNIWTLVQQYILIHNNPTPNTPAYVDWEERMRAKGLDPDKIQADRRAKRRRTKGMPVTAPAVVDEEAGERPTVARQGVTRQTVRKTADGTAQQVVRRQQPARQPREKRKKK, from the coding sequence ATGGCTCCACTTGAAACGGTGCTGCTGTTCTTCGGTCTGAAGGACGCCTTCATGGGCTTCGGCAGCGCGATCATGCAGCCGATCTACTGGGCCGTCTCCGGCCTGATCGTCCTTGCGCACAAGCTGTGGGCGCCCGTCTTCGGTGCCAACTCGGGTCTGACCTGGGTGCTCAGCATCGTCAGCCTCGTGATCGTGATCCGTACCCTGCTGATCCCGATCTTCGTGAAGCAGATCAACTCCGCGCGCGACATGCAGCTGATCCAGCCCAAGGTGAAGGCGCTGCAGGAGAAGTACGGCAATGACCGCGAACGACTGGGCCAGGAGACCATGAAGCTCTACCGCGAGGAGGGCGTCAACCCCGCCGCCTCGTGCCTGCCGGTCCTGCTGCAGATGCCGATCTTCCTGGCGCTCTTCCGCGTGCTGGAGGGTGCCGCCCGCAACCCGATCGTGCCGCGGGGCACCTTCTTCAAGAACAACCCGGAGCTGGTGCAGTCCCTGCACGATGCCACCTTCCTCGGTGCAGGCCTGGCCAAGCGCTTCCTTCCCGCGTCACCCTTCGGCGCCAACCAGATCATGGCGCTGGTCCTGATCGTGCTGATGACGGGCATCCTGTTCATCCAGCAGAAGGAGCTGATGGTCCGCAACATGCCGCCGGAGGCCCTGACGGGCCCGATGGCACAGCAGCAGAAGATGATGCTGTACATGTTCCCGGTGATCTACGCCGTCTCCGGTGTCTCGATCCCGATTGGCGTGCTGATCTACTGGCTGACCACCAACATCTGGACCTTGGTGCAGCAGTACATCCTGATCCACAACAACCCGACTCCCAACACCCCTGCCTATGTGGACTGGGAGGAGCGGATGCGCGCCAAGGGACTGGACCCGGACAAGATCCAGGCCGATCGTCGGGCCAAGCGTCGTCGCACGAAGGGCATGCCGGTGACTGCGCCGGCCGTCGTCGACGAGGAGGCCGGCGAGCGTCCCACCGTCGCACGTCAGGGGGTCACCCGTCAGACCGTGCGCAAGACTGCCGACGGCACCGCGCAGCAGGTGGTCCGCCGCCAGCAGCCGGCCCGTCAGCCGCGTGAGAAGCGCAAGAAGAAGTGA
- a CDS encoding protein jag: protein MSEELATDQVETETVDAVVEEPVKDEELPEQEESKASEQDSEDDEEDSEDPLDAEGDIAADYLEELLDIADLDGDIDTYTEGGRAHVSIVTDTETLVGKDGEVLDALQELARLAVMTETGHRSRLMLDIAGHRDRRRKELQVLAHDAIAEVKTSGEAQRLAPMNPFERKIVHDAVAEAGLVSESEGVEPKRRVVVLPAE, encoded by the coding sequence ATGAGCGAAGAGCTCGCCACCGACCAGGTGGAGACCGAGACCGTCGACGCCGTCGTCGAGGAGCCCGTCAAGGACGAGGAGCTTCCCGAGCAGGAGGAGTCGAAGGCCAGCGAGCAGGATTCCGAGGACGACGAGGAGGACTCGGAGGATCCTTTGGACGCAGAGGGTGACATTGCGGCCGACTACCTGGAGGAGCTGCTGGACATCGCAGACCTCGACGGCGACATTGACACCTACACCGAGGGCGGACGGGCCCACGTGTCCATCGTCACCGACACGGAGACCCTGGTGGGCAAGGACGGGGAGGTGCTGGACGCCCTGCAGGAGCTGGCTCGCCTGGCCGTGATGACCGAGACCGGCCACCGCAGCCGTCTGATGCTGGACATCGCCGGTCACCGGGACCGTCGTCGCAAGGAGCTGCAGGTGCTGGCCCACGACGCCATCGCCGAGGTGAAGACCTCCGGTGAGGCGCAGCGCCTGGCCCCGATGAACCCCTTCGAGCGCAAGATCGTGCACGACGCGGTGGCAGAGGCCGGCCTGGTCAGCGAGTCCGAGGGCGTCGAGCCCAAACGTCGCGTGGTGGTGCTGCCCGCCGAGTGA
- a CDS encoding MerR family DNA-binding transcriptional regulator, with amino-acid sequence MIGIGEFSHGTGLNIKTLRYYHDIGLLPAAHVDDSNGYRS; translated from the coding sequence ATGATCGGCATCGGAGAGTTCTCCCACGGGACAGGCCTGAACATCAAGACGCTGCGCTACTACCACGACATCGGCCTCTTGCCCGCGGCCCACGTCGACGATTCCAATGGCTATCGCTCCTAG
- the rsmG gene encoding 16S rRNA (guanine(527)-N(7))-methyltransferase RsmG: MVQPSEQAEAVYGDAYQTINRYVDILGTKGIEWGLMGPREKDRLWDRHILNSAALADLIPVGSTVVDVGSGSGLPGIPLAILRPDLEITLLEPLLRRFTFLGETVDDLGLAKRVTVQRGRAEDCDQVFDVVTCRAVANVSKLLGWCTPLFYPNGKLVALKGESVDQEIIDASRRLEKSRMEAAVLTVRAHPEAEVTKALVITPVR; encoded by the coding sequence TTGGTGCAGCCCAGCGAGCAGGCCGAGGCGGTCTATGGAGACGCCTATCAAACCATTAATCGTTATGTCGATATTTTGGGGACGAAGGGCATCGAATGGGGACTGATGGGGCCCCGCGAGAAGGACCGGTTGTGGGATCGACACATCCTGAACAGCGCTGCCCTGGCGGACCTGATCCCCGTGGGAAGCACCGTGGTAGACGTCGGGTCGGGGTCGGGGCTGCCGGGAATCCCATTGGCGATTCTGAGGCCTGACCTTGAGATCACCCTATTGGAGCCACTCCTGCGCCGGTTCACGTTCCTGGGCGAAACCGTGGATGATCTTGGTCTCGCCAAGCGCGTCACCGTGCAGAGAGGTCGAGCCGAGGACTGTGACCAGGTCTTTGACGTCGTCACCTGCCGAGCCGTGGCGAATGTGAGCAAACTACTGGGGTGGTGCACCCCCCTCTTCTACCCGAATGGCAAGCTGGTCGCCCTCAAGGGCGAGTCTGTCGATCAAGAGATCATCGACGCATCCCGCCGTCTGGAGAAGAGTCGCATGGAGGCCGCCGTGCTCACTGTTCGCGCTCACCCGGAGGCGGAGGTCACCAAGGCGTTGGTCATCACGCCGGTGCGTTGA
- a CDS encoding ParA family protein — translation MVVVNQKGGVGKTTTTVNLAASLANGGLKVLVLDLDPQGNASTALGIDHGPGTPGTYEVLLDGVPLVDVVVDSPEAPGLQAVPATVDLAGAELQLVQMVGREQRLARAIRAYLKDHDVDYILFDCPPSLGLLTLNALVAASEIIIPIQCEYYALEGVSQLMNTIQVVQRELNPELDLSTVLLTMFDARTKLSAQVAREVRRHFADQTLGSQIPRSVRIAEAPSYGQTLLQFDPSSAGAKAYWRAAQEIANRGKAR, via the coding sequence ATGGTGGTCGTCAACCAGAAGGGCGGCGTGGGCAAGACCACGACAACTGTGAATCTTGCCGCATCATTGGCCAATGGCGGCCTCAAGGTGCTCGTCCTCGATCTGGATCCGCAGGGGAATGCCTCAACGGCCCTTGGGATTGATCATGGCCCCGGCACTCCGGGTACTTATGAGGTTCTCCTGGATGGGGTGCCCCTCGTGGATGTAGTCGTCGACTCCCCTGAGGCTCCTGGACTGCAAGCAGTGCCCGCCACGGTTGATCTTGCTGGTGCCGAGCTTCAGCTGGTGCAGATGGTGGGGCGTGAGCAGCGGCTTGCCCGCGCCATTCGCGCCTACCTCAAGGATCACGACGTTGACTACATCCTCTTTGACTGCCCCCCGTCGCTGGGGCTCCTGACGCTGAACGCCCTGGTGGCTGCCAGTGAGATCATCATTCCGATCCAGTGTGAGTACTACGCACTGGAAGGCGTCTCTCAGCTGATGAACACCATCCAGGTGGTCCAGCGAGAGCTGAATCCAGAACTTGATCTCTCCACGGTGCTGCTGACGATGTTCGATGCGCGCACCAAGCTGTCGGCCCAAGTGGCTCGTGAGGTGCGCCGACACTTTGCCGATCAGACCCTCGGCTCCCAGATCCCCCGCAGTGTCCGTATCGCCGAGGCTCCCAGCTACGGTCAGACCCTGCTCCAGTTCGATCCGAGCTCCGCCGGCGCCAAGGCCTATTGGCGCGCTGCGCAGGAGATCGCCAACCGTGGAAAGGCGCGCTGA
- a CDS encoding ParB/RepB/Spo0J family partition protein: MPAKHQSGLGRGLGELFQRTDVDENRPVPALEVDHDNDPSAPLEDGSYFQLIPVSEIRPNPKQPRTVFDEDALNELVESIKEVGVLQPIVVRKVDQDQYELIMGERRWRATTAAGLERVPAIVRGTDDGDLLRDALLENLHRAQLNPLEEAAAYQQMLSDFGCTQEELATKIKRSRPQISNTIRLLRLPAPVQRRVAAGVLSAGHARALLMVEDPVAQEKLAQRIVAEGLSVRAVEEIVAMGDESTTPSRRTRAPKQPSPRAVELSNSLSDHFDTRVKVDIGRKHGKITIEFASEDDLDRILNIVNGQ, from the coding sequence ATGCCCGCGAAACACCAGTCCGGACTCGGCCGAGGCCTCGGAGAACTCTTCCAACGCACGGACGTCGACGAGAACCGTCCGGTCCCCGCCCTGGAAGTTGATCATGACAACGATCCCTCGGCTCCCCTCGAGGATGGCTCCTACTTCCAGCTGATCCCGGTCAGTGAGATTAGACCCAATCCGAAGCAGCCCCGCACCGTCTTCGACGAGGATGCGCTCAACGAGCTCGTCGAGTCGATCAAGGAAGTGGGCGTCCTCCAGCCCATTGTGGTGCGCAAGGTCGACCAAGATCAGTACGAGTTGATCATGGGTGAGCGTCGGTGGCGAGCCACGACCGCCGCGGGCCTGGAACGGGTCCCAGCCATCGTGCGTGGCACGGACGATGGCGACCTTCTGCGAGATGCCCTCCTGGAGAACTTGCACCGCGCCCAGCTGAACCCGTTGGAAGAGGCTGCCGCCTACCAGCAGATGCTCAGTGACTTCGGGTGTACCCAGGAGGAGCTGGCGACCAAGATCAAGAGATCCCGTCCTCAGATCTCCAACACGATCCGGCTGCTCAGGCTGCCGGCGCCGGTGCAGCGTCGCGTTGCGGCTGGCGTCCTGTCGGCTGGTCATGCCCGGGCACTGCTGATGGTTGAGGATCCTGTCGCCCAGGAGAAGCTCGCCCAGCGCATCGTCGCCGAGGGACTGTCCGTACGGGCGGTGGAGGAGATCGTGGCGATGGGCGACGAGAGTACCACGCCGAGCCGCCGCACGCGGGCCCCCAAGCAACCCTCCCCCCGTGCCGTTGAGCTGTCGAACTCCTTGTCAGACCACTTTGACACCCGGGTGAAGGTGGACATCGGCCGCAAGCACGGCAAGATCACCATCGAGTTCGCGAGCGAGGATGACCTGGACCGGATCCTCAACATCGTCAACGGTCAGTGA
- a CDS encoding DUF3817 domain-containing protein, translating to MSDIYDDSLEDLTEDDLRGLRGALTRYRFFAYATGVLLVVLVCVGMPMKYLGDNDTVVTWTGVPHGWLYMGLLITAYDLGRRARWSWKRLLLIALAGTVPFLSFVAEHSARQDVLDKAAAWERYLMH from the coding sequence GTGAGCGACATCTACGACGATTCCCTGGAAGACCTGACCGAGGACGACCTGCGCGGCCTTCGGGGTGCCCTGACGCGCTACCGCTTCTTCGCCTATGCCACCGGTGTACTGCTGGTGGTGCTGGTATGTGTCGGCATGCCCATGAAGTACCTGGGTGACAATGACACGGTGGTCACCTGGACGGGCGTGCCGCACGGCTGGCTGTACATGGGGCTGCTGATCACCGCCTATGACCTGGGGCGGCGGGCACGCTGGTCCTGGAAGCGGCTGCTGCTCATCGCCCTGGCCGGCACCGTGCCCTTCCTTTCATTCGTCGCGGAGCACTCGGCCCGCCAGGACGTGCTGGACAAGGCTGCCGCATGGGAACGCTACCTGATGCACTGA
- a CDS encoding SURF1 family protein produces MNTRVKQLVIGLLGCALSFFMLFLGLWQMEVFQSQADNSAAARASSPAVDLEENLVNDKVGDLYGRQVSAKGTWLAGPQFLVGTEYPLQVVGALRTEGGRTLTVVRGSIPKGASIPKPPRGKASVTGVILPTQAKESVPLPADAPQGTLGSVRLEQLAQSWPAPMIDGFVTQSAEASAAQSLGATSPEIPDIGGGKTRNRGYALQWWAFAGFGFVATAVAVRSVGRSTTAG; encoded by the coding sequence ATGAACACACGAGTGAAACAGCTGGTCATCGGCCTGCTGGGCTGCGCCTTGTCCTTCTTCATGCTCTTCCTGGGGTTGTGGCAGATGGAGGTCTTCCAGTCCCAGGCGGACAACAGTGCCGCCGCTCGTGCGTCCAGCCCCGCGGTTGATCTTGAAGAGAATCTGGTCAATGACAAGGTGGGTGACCTCTATGGCCGTCAGGTGAGTGCCAAGGGCACCTGGTTGGCTGGGCCGCAGTTCCTCGTGGGCACCGAATATCCCCTCCAGGTGGTCGGTGCCCTGCGCACGGAGGGGGGCCGAACCCTGACAGTGGTCCGGGGGAGCATCCCCAAGGGCGCCTCCATCCCGAAGCCCCCCCGGGGCAAGGCCAGCGTCACCGGAGTCATCCTCCCCACCCAGGCCAAGGAATCCGTCCCGCTGCCCGCCGACGCCCCGCAGGGCACACTCGGCTCGGTCCGCCTGGAGCAGCTGGCCCAGAGTTGGCCGGCCCCGATGATTGATGGATTCGTCACCCAGTCGGCCGAGGCGAGTGCGGCCCAGAGCCTGGGCGCGACGAGTCCAGAGATCCCGGACATCGGGGGCGGCAAGACCCGCAACCGCGGCTACGCCCTGCAGTGGTGGGCCTTCGCCGGTTTCGGCTTCGTGGCCACGGCGGTGGCCGTTCGTTCGGTGGGCCGCAGCACGACCGCTGGGTAG
- a CDS encoding D-alanine--D-alanine ligase family protein has protein sequence MSTAENPGGQPPATQDAKAPVVVLAGGLSHERDVSLRSGRRVAEALRRAGHKVTESDISSDFVGVVKGIEGVVVVPQLHGGIGEDGAVREVLELLGVPFVGCSGAACRTTFDKSVAGAVVSRSGWNVPDQVALPHDIFRELGAAALVDALGERLGFPLIVKPARSGSALGTTKVNAMDELRQALVAAYAYGPVAIVEEFISGTEVAVTILVGDERTQVLPAVEIRPESGIYDYSARYTAGFTRFIVPAGLDETAARNADDLARGVVQALHLDGVLRVDMIIDDEGKAWFLEANVAPGMTETSLAPLAMQAADLDLGQLYSKLVQEAAAKGPRSKV, from the coding sequence ATGAGCACCGCAGAGAATCCCGGCGGCCAGCCCCCGGCCACCCAGGACGCCAAGGCTCCCGTCGTGGTCCTGGCCGGTGGCCTGTCCCACGAGCGCGATGTCTCGCTGCGTTCGGGGCGACGGGTGGCCGAAGCCTTGCGTCGCGCCGGCCACAAGGTCACCGAGTCCGACATCAGCTCGGACTTCGTCGGCGTGGTCAAGGGCATCGAAGGCGTCGTGGTCGTGCCCCAGCTGCACGGCGGGATCGGCGAGGACGGAGCCGTGCGCGAGGTGCTGGAGCTCCTGGGCGTCCCTTTCGTGGGCTGCAGTGGTGCCGCCTGCCGCACCACCTTCGACAAGTCCGTCGCCGGTGCCGTGGTCTCTCGCTCGGGCTGGAATGTCCCGGACCAGGTGGCCCTGCCGCACGACATCTTCCGTGAGTTGGGTGCCGCGGCACTGGTGGACGCGCTGGGGGAGCGTCTTGGCTTCCCGCTGATCGTGAAGCCCGCGCGTAGTGGTTCCGCCCTGGGGACCACCAAGGTGAATGCCATGGACGAGCTGCGACAGGCCCTGGTGGCTGCCTATGCCTATGGCCCGGTCGCGATCGTCGAGGAGTTCATCTCCGGCACCGAGGTGGCCGTCACGATCCTGGTGGGCGACGAGCGCACCCAGGTGCTCCCCGCCGTCGAGATCCGCCCGGAGTCCGGAATCTACGACTACTCCGCCCGCTACACCGCCGGCTTCACCCGCTTCATCGTCCCCGCCGGTCTCGACGAGACCGCTGCCCGCAATGCAGATGATCTTGCTCGCGGGGTCGTGCAGGCCCTGCACCTCGACGGAGTGCTGCGCGTGGACATGATCATCGACGACGAGGGCAAGGCCTGGTTCCTGGAGGCCAATGTGGCTCCGGGCATGACCGAGACCTCACTCGCACCGCTGGCCATGCAGGCGGCAGATCTTGATCTTGGACAGCTCTACAGCAAGCTGGTCCAGGAGGCCGCCGCCAAGGGCCCCCGCTCCAAGGTCTGA